A single Tachypleus tridentatus isolate NWPU-2018 chromosome 9, ASM421037v1, whole genome shotgun sequence DNA region contains:
- the LOC143225006 gene encoding uncharacterized protein LOC143225006 isoform X2, producing MWAIPSVDTLPLGSVIINPQLGTPYVNPDGSMYRFDSTSLPGSQHLSVTPVNPSNQHGPSHPSSTLSHVQQQVTVFSPSPAFVYIPYIPQQMHQPPPSAGQMIPDHRPLNMSQDFGAIKIQDLTAQMSNLSFAHFRPPSQMHVSEASPANPLSGNPGIDAPPATSLGLQSYLLQASKLPNPINLQNQQQQFPAPLYFVQQPSGASAKYVCASPSMIPSGPQQTLSPGIESMGNAHQPFGDVMGHQTAGSLIPGQHFVGQYPGFNITCNSAGVGGSSNFTSGHSVSSTVTITTAAASCPSTTHPCYIYPYGSMLVTSMPSGTTTQASPGPELMTPLAVPSPVGAMPFCMVTPNGSATPVSQSPLPQFSGGGGFSQFSNFCPQTLPSQNGSQGTPVPSVPLMGYTVLSPQSQIHPSTPTGSTPNPSNLTSCAGFASSFMSTFASFRPGFPVGRNARNNTPPTQGVFPLQYPTCHPNFGKGLSNTLNSKSVETGFREQSEQNLGPLQHDRNSINKTIPFQQEMMSCSSVYRKGAPLVQGLPLHHQVNPLMFQSAHPIVRFPHITSSHASTGSRQPKVHRQRSRGGNVSSNRSVGSSENPQSFIDNGNSQFLEVEGLPDGMKRYDIERYLEPVTALGAKIEFICTDSSKSRPVGNDNITKTKYRVLAIFESIAAAQTALLKIKTSKFQLRPSQQREKGSSFKTLS from the exons ATGTGGGCAATACCTAGTGTTGACACTTTACCTCTTGGCTCTGTGATTATAAACCCACAACTTG GAACTCCCTATGTCAATCCTGATGGATCCATGTACAGATTTGATTCAACTTCTCTACCAGGGAGTCAGCACTTGTCGGTAACACCAGTGAATCCTAGCAATCAGCATGGACCATCACATCCATCCTCAACCTTGTCACATGTACAGCAACAAGTGACAGTGTTTTCTCCAAGCCCTGCCTTTGTGTACATACCTTATATTCCTCAACAAATGCATCAACCTCCACCATCTGCAGGACAGATGATTCCAGACCATAGGCCTCTAAATATG TCTCAAGACTTTGGTGCTATCAAGATACAAGACTTAACAGCACAAATGTCAAATCTAAGTTTTGCCCATTTTCGGCCACCAAGTCAGATGCACGTGTCTGAAGCAAGCCCTGCAAATCCACTTAGTGGAAACCCTGGAATAGATGCACCACCAGCAACTTCTTTAGGTCTACAGAGTTACCTTCTTCAAGCTTCCAAACTTCCAAACCCTATAAATttacaaaaccaacaacaacag TTTCCAGCACCTTTGTACTTTGTGCAGCAACCATCAGGAGCCTCAGCTAAATATGTTTGTGCTTCACCATCCATGATTCCATCTGGTCCACAACAGACTTTGTCACCAGGTATTGAGAGTATGGGAAACGCTCACCAGCCATTTGGAGACGTGATGGGGCATCAGACTGCAGGTTCACTGATACCTG gCCAGCATTTTGTTGGGCAATACCCAGGTTTCAACATCACTTGCAACAGTGCTGGTGTTGGTGGATCTTCAAACTTCACATCTGGACATAGTGTCAGTTCAACAGTGACCATCACCACTGCCGCTGCCTCTTGTCCTTCTACTACTCATCCTTGTTATATATATCCATATGGTAGTATGCTTGTTACTAGTATGCCAAGCGGGACCACAACTCAAGCTAGTCCGGGCCCAGAGTTGATGACTCCTTTGGCAGTTCCTTCTCCTGTTGGTGCCATGCCTTTCTGTATGGTAACACCTAATGGATCTGCTACTCCGGTTAGCCAATCTCCATTGCCCCAGTTTTCAGGTGGGGGTGGTTTTtcacaattttcaaatttttgtcCTCAAACTTTGCCTTCTCAAAATGGGTCTCAAGGGACTCCAGTTCCCTCTGTTCCTCTCATGGGATATACAGTTTTGTCTCCACAATCACAAATTCATCCTTCTACTCCCACAGGCTCCACTCCAAACCCATCTAATCTTACTTCTTGTGCAGGGTTTGCTTCCAGCTTTATGTCTACTTTTGCATCATTTCGCCCAGGATTTCCTGTTGGCAGGAATGCTAGGAATAATACCCCACCCACTCAAGGAGTTTTTCCTCTTCAATATCCAACTTGTCATCCAAATTTTGGTAAAGGCCTCTCCAACACACTAAATAGCAAATCTGTGGAAACTGGTTTCAGGGAGCAGTCAGAGCAAAACTTAG GTCCACTTCAGCATGAtcgaaattcaataaataagaCGATTCCGTTTCAACAAGAAATGATGTCTTGTAGCTCAGTTTATAGAAAAGGAGCTCCACTTGTACAgg GACTGCCTCTGCATCACCAAGTCAATCCCCTGATGTTTCAGTCAGCTCACCCTATAGTAAGATTTCCTCACATCACTTCAAGCCACGCATCTACAGGGAGCAGACAACCCAAAGTTCACAGGCAGAGGAGTCGAGGTGGAAATGTCTCTTCAAACAGAAGTGTTGGCTCTAGTGAGAATCCACAGTCTTTTATTGACAATGGAA actCGCAGTTTCTTGAAGTGGAGGGTCTGCCAGATGGAATGAAACGTTATGATATAGAAAGATATTTAGAGCCAGTGACTGCACTTGGGGCCAAGATAGAGTTTATTTGTACTGACAGTAGTAAATCAAGGCCAGTGGGGAATGATAATATAACCAAGACCAAATATCGGGTGTTGGCAATATTTGAATCTATTGCAGCAGCCCAAACTgcccttttaaaaatcaaaacaagcaAGTTTCAGTTGCGGCCTTCTCAGCAACGTGAGAAGGGAAGCAGCTTCAAGACTTTAAGTTAA
- the LOC143225006 gene encoding uncharacterized protein LOC143225006 isoform X1 translates to MKLFFLRKSVNVPVTSKSVFPSQVSLTLPYVTVQTTTSPTNQISSHLNWTNPNGPSDSIVPYPSQPTMWAIPSVDTLPLGSVIINPQLGTPYVNPDGSMYRFDSTSLPGSQHLSVTPVNPSNQHGPSHPSSTLSHVQQQVTVFSPSPAFVYIPYIPQQMHQPPPSAGQMIPDHRPLNMSQDFGAIKIQDLTAQMSNLSFAHFRPPSQMHVSEASPANPLSGNPGIDAPPATSLGLQSYLLQASKLPNPINLQNQQQQFPAPLYFVQQPSGASAKYVCASPSMIPSGPQQTLSPGIESMGNAHQPFGDVMGHQTAGSLIPGQHFVGQYPGFNITCNSAGVGGSSNFTSGHSVSSTVTITTAAASCPSTTHPCYIYPYGSMLVTSMPSGTTTQASPGPELMTPLAVPSPVGAMPFCMVTPNGSATPVSQSPLPQFSGGGGFSQFSNFCPQTLPSQNGSQGTPVPSVPLMGYTVLSPQSQIHPSTPTGSTPNPSNLTSCAGFASSFMSTFASFRPGFPVGRNARNNTPPTQGVFPLQYPTCHPNFGKGLSNTLNSKSVETGFREQSEQNLGPLQHDRNSINKTIPFQQEMMSCSSVYRKGAPLVQGLPLHHQVNPLMFQSAHPIVRFPHITSSHASTGSRQPKVHRQRSRGGNVSSNRSVGSSENPQSFIDNGNSQFLEVEGLPDGMKRYDIERYLEPVTALGAKIEFICTDSSKSRPVGNDNITKTKYRVLAIFESIAAAQTALLKIKTSKFQLRPSQQREKGSSFKTLS, encoded by the exons atgaagttGTTCTTTTTAAGAA AATCTGTAAATGTACCAGTTACTTCAAAGTCAGTTTTTCCTAGCCAAGTCAGCCTAACTCTTCCATATGTAACTGTACAAACTACTACATCTCCTACAAACCAG ATTTCCAGTCACTTAAATTGGACCAATCCCAATGGACCTTCTGACTCCATTGTGCCATATCCTAGTCAGCCTACCATGTGGGCAATACCTAGTGTTGACACTTTACCTCTTGGCTCTGTGATTATAAACCCACAACTTG GAACTCCCTATGTCAATCCTGATGGATCCATGTACAGATTTGATTCAACTTCTCTACCAGGGAGTCAGCACTTGTCGGTAACACCAGTGAATCCTAGCAATCAGCATGGACCATCACATCCATCCTCAACCTTGTCACATGTACAGCAACAAGTGACAGTGTTTTCTCCAAGCCCTGCCTTTGTGTACATACCTTATATTCCTCAACAAATGCATCAACCTCCACCATCTGCAGGACAGATGATTCCAGACCATAGGCCTCTAAATATG TCTCAAGACTTTGGTGCTATCAAGATACAAGACTTAACAGCACAAATGTCAAATCTAAGTTTTGCCCATTTTCGGCCACCAAGTCAGATGCACGTGTCTGAAGCAAGCCCTGCAAATCCACTTAGTGGAAACCCTGGAATAGATGCACCACCAGCAACTTCTTTAGGTCTACAGAGTTACCTTCTTCAAGCTTCCAAACTTCCAAACCCTATAAATttacaaaaccaacaacaacag TTTCCAGCACCTTTGTACTTTGTGCAGCAACCATCAGGAGCCTCAGCTAAATATGTTTGTGCTTCACCATCCATGATTCCATCTGGTCCACAACAGACTTTGTCACCAGGTATTGAGAGTATGGGAAACGCTCACCAGCCATTTGGAGACGTGATGGGGCATCAGACTGCAGGTTCACTGATACCTG gCCAGCATTTTGTTGGGCAATACCCAGGTTTCAACATCACTTGCAACAGTGCTGGTGTTGGTGGATCTTCAAACTTCACATCTGGACATAGTGTCAGTTCAACAGTGACCATCACCACTGCCGCTGCCTCTTGTCCTTCTACTACTCATCCTTGTTATATATATCCATATGGTAGTATGCTTGTTACTAGTATGCCAAGCGGGACCACAACTCAAGCTAGTCCGGGCCCAGAGTTGATGACTCCTTTGGCAGTTCCTTCTCCTGTTGGTGCCATGCCTTTCTGTATGGTAACACCTAATGGATCTGCTACTCCGGTTAGCCAATCTCCATTGCCCCAGTTTTCAGGTGGGGGTGGTTTTtcacaattttcaaatttttgtcCTCAAACTTTGCCTTCTCAAAATGGGTCTCAAGGGACTCCAGTTCCCTCTGTTCCTCTCATGGGATATACAGTTTTGTCTCCACAATCACAAATTCATCCTTCTACTCCCACAGGCTCCACTCCAAACCCATCTAATCTTACTTCTTGTGCAGGGTTTGCTTCCAGCTTTATGTCTACTTTTGCATCATTTCGCCCAGGATTTCCTGTTGGCAGGAATGCTAGGAATAATACCCCACCCACTCAAGGAGTTTTTCCTCTTCAATATCCAACTTGTCATCCAAATTTTGGTAAAGGCCTCTCCAACACACTAAATAGCAAATCTGTGGAAACTGGTTTCAGGGAGCAGTCAGAGCAAAACTTAG GTCCACTTCAGCATGAtcgaaattcaataaataagaCGATTCCGTTTCAACAAGAAATGATGTCTTGTAGCTCAGTTTATAGAAAAGGAGCTCCACTTGTACAgg GACTGCCTCTGCATCACCAAGTCAATCCCCTGATGTTTCAGTCAGCTCACCCTATAGTAAGATTTCCTCACATCACTTCAAGCCACGCATCTACAGGGAGCAGACAACCCAAAGTTCACAGGCAGAGGAGTCGAGGTGGAAATGTCTCTTCAAACAGAAGTGTTGGCTCTAGTGAGAATCCACAGTCTTTTATTGACAATGGAA actCGCAGTTTCTTGAAGTGGAGGGTCTGCCAGATGGAATGAAACGTTATGATATAGAAAGATATTTAGAGCCAGTGACTGCACTTGGGGCCAAGATAGAGTTTATTTGTACTGACAGTAGTAAATCAAGGCCAGTGGGGAATGATAATATAACCAAGACCAAATATCGGGTGTTGGCAATATTTGAATCTATTGCAGCAGCCCAAACTgcccttttaaaaatcaaaacaagcaAGTTTCAGTTGCGGCCTTCTCAGCAACGTGAGAAGGGAAGCAGCTTCAAGACTTTAAGTTAA